In Streptomyces seoulensis, the following are encoded in one genomic region:
- a CDS encoding TetR/AcrR family transcriptional regulator, protein MPQASSSYHHGDLRAACLRAARELLEEDGSAGLSLRAVARRAGVSATAPYRHYADRDALVSAVAAEGYRELAEHLAAAHPDPRTPDELASVAVAYVRFALDRPAMFRVMFAEPCDPDSEERVAATAAISGYVRGIVQGAFPGVDPDALATAVWALVHGLAFLHLDGKLHSSTPEVVDAQVRAAVQALFSVAATR, encoded by the coding sequence ATGCCGCAAGCGAGCAGCTCGTACCATCACGGCGATCTGCGCGCGGCCTGCCTGCGTGCCGCGCGGGAGTTGCTGGAGGAGGACGGCAGTGCCGGGCTGTCGCTGCGCGCGGTGGCGCGGCGGGCGGGCGTGTCGGCCACGGCCCCTTACCGGCACTACGCGGACCGCGACGCGCTGGTCTCCGCGGTGGCGGCCGAGGGGTACCGCGAGCTCGCCGAGCACCTGGCCGCCGCCCACCCCGACCCCCGGACGCCGGACGAGCTCGCGTCGGTCGCCGTCGCGTACGTGCGGTTCGCGCTGGACCGGCCCGCGATGTTCCGGGTGATGTTCGCCGAGCCGTGCGACCCGGACAGCGAGGAGCGGGTCGCGGCGACCGCCGCCATCTCCGGATACGTCCGCGGGATCGTGCAGGGCGCCTTCCCCGGCGTCGACCCGGACGCGCTGGCGACCGCGGTGTGGGCGCTCGTCCACGGCCTGGCCTTCCTGCACCTGGACGGCAAGCTCCACTCCTCGACGCCGGAGGTGGTGGACGCCCAGGTCCGCGCGGCCGTACAGGCGCTGTTCAGCGTGGCGGCGACGCGGTAG
- a CDS encoding fasciclin domain-containing protein, giving the protein MNARIRRTTGLLSAAVMLPLALSACSGSDSDSAKSDSKASASASAPESSAGMSSMDQPFGPACSSVPKNGAGSFDGMSKDPVATAASNNPALSTLVAAVKKAGLVDTLNNAQNITVFAPTNDAFNKIPKATLDKVLADKAQLTKILTYHVVGKKLAPKDLENGSFDTLEKSKVMTSGMGESYTVNDSSKVVCGNVKTSNANVYIVDTVLMPKS; this is encoded by the coding sequence ATGAACGCTCGCATCCGCCGCACCACCGGTCTCCTCTCGGCCGCCGTCATGCTGCCCCTGGCGCTCAGCGCCTGCTCCGGCAGCGACAGCGACTCGGCGAAGTCCGACTCCAAGGCGTCGGCGTCCGCGTCGGCCCCGGAGAGCAGCGCGGGCATGAGCAGCATGGACCAGCCGTTCGGCCCGGCGTGTTCCTCGGTGCCGAAGAACGGCGCGGGTTCCTTCGACGGCATGTCCAAGGACCCGGTGGCCACCGCCGCCTCCAACAACCCGGCCCTGTCCACGCTGGTCGCGGCCGTGAAGAAGGCCGGTCTGGTCGACACGCTCAACAACGCCCAGAACATCACGGTGTTCGCGCCGACCAACGACGCCTTCAACAAGATCCCGAAGGCCACCCTGGACAAGGTCCTCGCCGACAAGGCCCAGCTCACCAAGATCCTGACCTACCACGTCGTCGGCAAGAAGCTGGCGCCGAAGGACCTGGAGAACGGCTCCTTCGACACCCTGGAGAAGTCGAAGGTCATGACGTCGGGCATGGGCGAGTCGTACACCGTGAACGACTCCTCGAAGGTCGTCTGCGGCAACGTCAAAACCTCCAACGCCAACGTGTACATCGTCGACACCGTCCTGATGCCCAAGAGCTGA
- a CDS encoding Cmx/CmrA family chloramphenicol efflux MFS transporter has product MPLPLYLLAMAVFAMGTSEFMLAGLLPDIASDLYVTVGTAGFLTSAFAIGMVVGAPLVAALTRNWPRRVGLLGFVLVFAAAHAVGAVTTSFPLLFATRVVAALANAGFLAVALTAAATLVPPDKKGRALAVLLSGTTVATIAGVPGGAVLGTLLGWRATFWAVAALCLPAALGILKGIPAGPDEGEATGRPVLRAELAQLTRPPLILVMLLGALVNAATFGSLTFLAPVVTDSAGLDELWIPVALVLFGAGSFVGVTVAGRLADRRPGPVIAVGGPLLLIGWPALAVLADEPVTLFILVFVQGALSFALGSTLITRVLYEAVAAPTMAGSYATAALNVGAAIGPVIAAATLSTEAGALGPLWASGLLVAVALLIAFPLLTAITAGRGTEVLR; this is encoded by the coding sequence ATGCCTCTTCCCCTGTATCTGCTTGCCATGGCGGTCTTCGCCATGGGGACCTCGGAGTTCATGCTCGCCGGCCTCTTGCCGGACATCGCCTCAGATCTTTACGTTACGGTCGGGACGGCGGGCTTCCTCACCTCGGCGTTCGCGATCGGCATGGTCGTCGGCGCCCCTCTTGTGGCCGCGCTTACCCGCAATTGGCCCAGGCGCGTCGGCCTTCTCGGGTTCGTGCTCGTCTTCGCGGCAGCCCACGCCGTGGGCGCCGTCACCACGAGCTTCCCCCTCCTGTTCGCCACTCGAGTCGTCGCCGCGCTCGCAAACGCAGGATTTCTCGCCGTCGCTCTGACGGCTGCGGCCACGCTGGTCCCGCCTGACAAGAAGGGACGCGCGCTGGCCGTACTGCTGTCGGGCACCACGGTGGCCACGATCGCCGGTGTCCCCGGAGGGGCGGTGCTCGGCACGCTGCTCGGCTGGCGGGCCACGTTCTGGGCCGTAGCCGCTCTCTGCCTGCCCGCAGCGCTCGGCATCCTGAAGGGGATCCCGGCAGGACCCGATGAGGGCGAGGCGACCGGCAGGCCGGTCTTGCGAGCGGAACTTGCCCAGCTCACCAGGCCGCCATTGATCCTGGTCATGCTGCTCGGTGCGCTGGTGAACGCGGCAACGTTCGGAAGCCTCACCTTCCTCGCACCCGTGGTGACCGACAGCGCCGGGCTGGACGAGTTGTGGATCCCTGTCGCGCTGGTGCTGTTCGGCGCTGGTTCCTTCGTCGGCGTCACCGTCGCCGGACGGCTCGCCGACCGGCGTCCCGGTCCGGTCATCGCGGTTGGCGGTCCGTTGCTGCTCATCGGCTGGCCGGCCCTGGCGGTGCTGGCCGACGAGCCGGTCACCCTGTTCATCCTCGTGTTCGTTCAGGGTGCGCTGTCGTTCGCGCTGGGCAGCACGTTGATCACGCGGGTCCTCTACGAGGCCGTGGCAGCCCCCACCATGGCAGGCTCGTACGCGACTGCGGCACTCAACGTGGGCGCTGCCATCGGCCCCGTCATCGCCGCCGCCACCCTCAGCACCGAAGCCGGGGCCCTCGGGCCGCTCTGGGCGAGCGGACTCCTCGTCGCCGTGGCGCTGCTCATCGCGTTCCCCCTCCTCACAGCCATCACAGCCGGCCGGGGCACCGAGGTGCTCCGATGA
- a CDS encoding NAD(P)H-quinone oxidoreductase: MKAVSIKEPGGPEVLEWVDVEDPVPAAGEVVVDVVASALNRADVMKRYGLYPLQPGTSPYPGFEVSGRIGALGEGVTGWQVGDEVCALLTGGGYAQKVAVPAGQLLPVPEGIGLVEAAALPEAVATVWPDIVMTAHLKRGETLLVHGGAGGVGTFAVQIAKALGARVVTTVGGLEKAVRARELGADVTIDHRTEDFTEHGPYDVILDVVGGSYLERNVRSLAPDGRLVLIGLQDGLEANLNLAELVFKRLSVHGTTLRTRSKEQKAEIVAQVRDEVWPMIESGAVGLVIDQRLPMSQAAEAHRLMEAGGHVGKILLVDE, translated from the coding sequence ATGAAGGCGGTGTCGATCAAGGAGCCCGGCGGTCCCGAGGTCCTGGAGTGGGTGGACGTCGAGGACCCGGTGCCCGCAGCCGGCGAGGTCGTCGTCGACGTCGTCGCGAGCGCCCTCAACCGCGCTGACGTCATGAAGCGTTACGGCCTCTACCCTCTCCAGCCCGGCACCTCGCCGTACCCCGGTTTCGAGGTCTCGGGCCGGATCGGCGCGCTCGGTGAGGGGGTTACCGGCTGGCAGGTCGGCGACGAGGTGTGCGCGCTGCTCACGGGCGGCGGTTACGCGCAGAAGGTCGCCGTCCCGGCCGGTCAACTGCTCCCCGTACCCGAGGGGATCGGCCTGGTCGAGGCGGCCGCGCTGCCCGAGGCGGTGGCGACCGTCTGGCCCGACATCGTCATGACCGCCCACCTCAAGAGGGGCGAGACCCTCCTCGTGCACGGTGGCGCGGGCGGTGTCGGCACCTTCGCCGTCCAGATCGCCAAGGCGCTGGGCGCCCGGGTCGTCACCACGGTCGGCGGCCTCGAAAAGGCCGTTCGCGCAAGGGAGTTGGGCGCAGACGTCACGATCGACCACCGCACCGAGGACTTCACCGAGCACGGCCCCTACGACGTGATCCTGGACGTCGTCGGCGGCAGCTATCTCGAACGCAACGTCCGCTCCCTCGCCCCCGACGGGCGCCTGGTGCTCATCGGCCTCCAGGACGGTCTGGAGGCCAACCTCAACCTGGCCGAACTGGTCTTCAAGCGCCTGTCCGTGCACGGCACGACCCTGCGCACGCGGTCCAAGGAGCAGAAGGCCGAGATCGTCGCCCAGGTGCGGGACGAGGTCTGGCCGATGATCGAGAGCGGTGCCGTGGGACTCGTCATCGACCAGCGCCTGCCCATGTCCCAGGCCGCCGAGGCCCACCGCCTGATGGAGGCCGGCGGCCACGTCGGCAAGATCCTGCTGGTCGACGAGTAG
- a CDS encoding sulfite oxidase: MRTVLGALSGLLAGFAALAVAELVAAGVRPQASPVVVVGGASIDQTPAAVKDWAIRHFGTDDKLVLQLGILVVLALLALGLGALAVRRRVLGAAGVLLFGAIGATAAFTRPDSRGFTDALPSLVGAVAGALLLYFLAGRLITPVPAAGSEPGTWDRRGFVIAATSAAAASAVAGGVGRTLSGNRAGDAVASRKRVVLPSPGSPARPTPKRAALRVDGVSSYVTPNKNFYRVDTALVVPKVDATAWQLRVHGKGVRRPATFTFDDLLRRRLIERTITLTCVSNEVGGPYVGNARWTGVRLADLLAECGVKAPSKGGPADQLVARSVDGMTIGTPVEDIMDGRDAMLVVGMNGEPLPFEHGFPVRMLVPGLYGYVSACKWIQDIELTTFDSYDPYWVKRGWARKAPIKTQSRIDTPKPFARPKSGTVMVAGVAWAQHRGIDKVEVRVDDGPWQEAHLAAEDTRDTWRQWSYPWQATKGSHTLTVRATDRTGSVQTEKRARTIPDGASGWHSVVVTAE, encoded by the coding sequence GTGCGGACGGTGCTGGGTGCGCTGAGCGGTCTGCTGGCCGGGTTCGCCGCGCTGGCGGTGGCCGAGCTGGTGGCGGCGGGGGTGCGGCCGCAGGCCAGCCCGGTCGTCGTGGTCGGCGGGGCCTCCATCGACCAGACCCCGGCGGCGGTCAAGGACTGGGCGATCCGTCACTTCGGCACCGACGACAAGCTGGTGCTCCAGCTCGGCATCCTCGTCGTGCTCGCACTCCTCGCCCTGGGCCTGGGCGCGCTGGCGGTTCGCCGCCGGGTCCTCGGTGCGGCCGGTGTCCTGCTGTTCGGCGCCATCGGCGCGACGGCCGCTTTCACCCGCCCCGACTCGCGGGGCTTCACGGACGCGTTGCCGTCGCTCGTCGGGGCCGTCGCCGGTGCGCTCCTCCTGTACTTCCTGGCCGGACGCCTCATCACCCCCGTACCGGCCGCCGGCAGCGAGCCCGGCACCTGGGACCGCCGGGGCTTCGTCATCGCGGCCACCTCCGCCGCCGCGGCGTCCGCCGTCGCGGGCGGGGTCGGCCGGACGCTGAGCGGCAACCGGGCGGGAGACGCCGTCGCCTCCCGCAAGCGGGTCGTCCTGCCCAGCCCCGGCTCGCCCGCGCGGCCGACACCGAAGCGAGCCGCCCTGCGGGTCGACGGCGTCAGCTCCTACGTCACGCCCAACAAGAACTTCTACCGCGTCGACACCGCCCTGGTGGTCCCCAAGGTGGACGCCACCGCCTGGCAACTCCGCGTCCACGGCAAGGGCGTGCGCCGCCCGGCCACCTTCACCTTCGACGACCTGCTGCGCCGGCGACTGATCGAGCGCACCATCACCCTGACCTGCGTGTCCAACGAGGTCGGCGGCCCCTACGTCGGCAACGCCCGCTGGACCGGCGTCCGTCTGGCCGACCTGCTCGCCGAATGCGGGGTCAAAGCTCCGTCCAAGGGCGGGCCGGCCGACCAGCTGGTGGCCCGCTCGGTGGACGGCATGACCATCGGCACCCCCGTCGAGGACATCATGGACGGCCGCGACGCCATGCTCGTCGTCGGCATGAACGGCGAACCGCTGCCCTTCGAGCACGGCTTCCCGGTCCGCATGCTCGTCCCCGGCCTCTACGGCTACGTCTCCGCCTGCAAGTGGATCCAGGACATCGAACTCACCACGTTCGACTCCTACGACCCGTACTGGGTGAAGCGCGGCTGGGCCAGGAAGGCACCGATCAAGACCCAGTCCCGGATCGACACGCCCAAGCCGTTCGCCCGGCCCAAGTCCGGGACCGTGATGGTGGCCGGGGTCGCCTGGGCCCAGCACCGGGGCATCGACAAGGTCGAGGTCCGGGTGGACGACGGCCCCTGGCAGGAGGCCCACCTCGCCGCCGAGGACACCCGTGACACCTGGCGCCAGTGGTCCTACCCCTGGCAGGCGACCAAGGGCTCCCACACCCTCACCGTGCGCGCCACCGACCGCACCGGAAGCGTGCAGACGGAGAAGCGCGCGCGGACCATCCCCGACGGCGCCAGTGGCTGGCACTCCGTCGTCGTGACCGCGGAGTGA